The segment TGCCTGGCCTGTGCGGACAGCGAAAGCTTTGTCCGTCTGGGCGGTTTGTCCCTTGTCGAAGAGGATCTGGCACTGGCAGATTATGTCACCGGCGCGCGGCCACGTCTGGCCAATCAGCTGCGCGCCATGCTGAACCGGATAGCGGATGAGGAGGATGCCCGATGAGGCGCGGACTCTGGGATCGCGAAATGGTGGCGCTGCTCCTGCTGCTGGCAATCATGCCGATGGTGCTGGCATGGCTGGCATTTGGCGGCCTGGATGCGCTGTGGCGGCTGGTCTTTGCCTTGGTGGTTTCGGGCATCTGGCATCTGGTCTTCATGCTGGCGCGCGCGCAGCCGCCCTCTTTTGCGGGGGCGTTGAGCAGCGTGGCCATTGCCATGCTGGCCCCGCAGGATCTGGGCGTGGGGCAAATGGTCATGGGAATCAGCTTCGGCACGGTGATGGCCGAACTGGTCTTTGGCGGATGGGGGCGCAATGTGCTGCATCCGGCCACGGTCACGCTGGCTTTCCTGGGTTTCGGCTTTCCGGCGGCGCCATGGCATGATTTTGCCGCGCCGGTGTCATGGGCGGCCATCGCCGCGTTGCTGATGGGCACGCTGTTCGGCGTCATGTCACTGCGGATGATCCTTGGGGCGCTGGCGGTTGCCGGAGCGGGCCTGGCGGCAGGATTTCCCGTGACCGAAGTTCTGCCCCTGGCGGGCATCGTCTTTGCATTGCTGGTCACGGACCCGGTGGCCAGCGCCTCTACCCGCCTGGGTGGATGGCTGAACGGGGCGCTTTACGCCGCGCTTTGCCTGTTGTTTGCCAGTGGATGGCAAGGCGCGGCCCCGGCCCAGATCGCCATATCCGCAGCGCTTCTGACTTCGCTGTCGGCGCCGCTTCTGGACGAGATCGCGATTGCGCTGTGGCTGGCGCGCAGGAGAAGACGTCATGGCTGAGATGAATCCGATCACCGCGTGGCGCAGGCTGTTGGCGCTGCCCAATGAAAGCAGAACCAAGACATTGGTCATTGCCTTTCTGGTCTCGGCCGTCTGTGCGCTGTTCGTCAGCGGCGCCACCGTCATCCTGCGCCCGATCCAGACGGCCAACCGCGCCGCCGAGCAACAGGCACGGCTTGAAACGCTGATCGCGGGAATCCCCGGCATGTCCGATCTGCTGGCGCAACAGGGCGGGCAGTTGTCAACCGTGGTGATCGATCTGGACAGCGGCACCGTGGCGGGGGATGTGACGCCCGCGACCCTGTCCGCCGCGCTGCAGGACAGCAGCAACTGGACCGGACTGGCCGCGGCGCAGGATCTGGCCGGTCTGGGTCAGCGCCCGGATTATGCCCAGGTCTATTTCCTGCGCGACAGCGATGGCGCGCTGTCCCTTGCGCTACTGCCCATCAGCGGCAGCGGCTATAACGGACCGATCGACGCCATTCTGGCGCTGCGGGCCGATATGAACACCATCGCCGGGCTGGCAATCACCGGTCAGTCCGAAACACCGGGCCTTGGCGGGCGGATCGAGGAACCCGCATGGCTGGGCCAGTTCCGTGGAAAATCCATTGCCGATGCCTCGGGAGAGGTCCGCTTTGCCGTCGCCAAGGGTGTGGCGGGCAGCGAGTTCGAGGTGGACGGGATCACCGGTGCAACGCGCACCTCGAATGCCATGACCCGCATCATCCGCTTCTGGCTGGGCCCGGACGGCTATGGCCCGCTGCTGGATGCGATCAAGCGCGGGGAGTTCTAGGTCATGTCCGCGCGCCCCGAGCTTTGGCAGATCCTGACCCAGCCGCTTGTGCGGCAGAACCCGGTGACGCTGCAGATCCTGGGCATCTGCTCGGCGCTGGCGGTGACGACCTCGGTGGCCACGGCGCTGACCATGTCGGCCGCGCTGACGGTGGTGCTGGTCATTTCGGCAGGTGTGATCAGCCTGATCCGGCGCCATATTCCCGATTCCATCCGCCTGATCGTGCAGATCGTCATTGTCGCCTCGCTGGTCATTGTCATCGACCAGCTCTTGCAGGCCTATCTGTTCGAGATCAGCCAGAGCCTGTCGGTCTTTGTCAGCCTGATCACCACGAACTGTCTGGTCATGGGCCGCACCGAATCCTTTTCGCGCCACAATCCGCCGCTGCGCGCCATGGTGGATGCGCTCGGCAACGGGCTGGGCTATTCGCTGGTGCTGACGGTCATCGGATCGCTGCGCGAGCTGTTCGGGGCCGGATCGCTGCTTGGCTGGCAGGTCCTGCCGACCGTCGATCAGGGGGGCTGGTATACGCCGCTGAACCTGATGTTGCTGGCACCTTCTGCGTTTTTCCTGCTGGGCGGTCTGGTCTGGGCGATCCGCAGCATCCTGCCCGAACAAGCCGAAACGCCCGAGTTCCAGCCCCCCGATGATCCCGAGGAGGCCGCATGACCGATCTGTTCTCGCTGTTCCTGCGCGCGGCCTTCGTCGAGAACATGCCGCTGACCTTCTTTCTGGGGCTATGCACCTTTATCGCGCTGTCGCGCAAGACAGGCTCGGCTCTGGGGCTGGGTATCGCGATGATCGGGGTGATGGGGGTGACGGTGCCGCTGAACCACCTGATCTATAACAGCCTTCTGGCGCCCGGGGCATGGGCCTGGGCGGGGTTGCCCGAAACCGATCTGTCCTATCTGAAGCTGATCGCCTTCATCGGGGTGATTGCCGCCACGGTGCAATTGCTTGAAATGGTGCTGGACCGGTTCTTTCCGGCCATCCATGCTTCTTTCGGGGTCTTTCTGCCCCTGCTGACCGTGCAATGCGCGATCCTTGGCGGCAGCCTGTTCATGGTCGAACGCAGCTATGACCTTGCTCAATCGGCGGTCTTCGGGCTTGGCGCGGGCTTTGGCTTTGCGGTGGCGGTGGTGATGCTGGGGGCGATCCGCGCGCGGCTGGCCTATGCCGATCTGCCCAGAGGGCTTTCCGGGCTGGGCATCACCTTCATCCTGGCCGGCATGATGTCACTTGGCTTTTCCGCCTTTGCGCAAATGGTGGCACCATGACCGAGATCGTTCTGGGCGCCGGCATCGTCATCTTGTTGATCGTCTTGCTGACGCTGGCGCTGCTGGCGACACGACAACGCCTGATCCCGCCCGAGGCCGTTCGCGTCACCGTCAATGGCCGTCAACAGATCGCGGCCTCGCGTGGCGACCGGCTGCTGGGGGTGCTGCATGGGGCCGATATCGGCATCCCGGCGGCCTGCGGTGGCTCGGGCACCTGCGGCCTGTGCCGCGTCGAGGTTCGGGGCGAAGGTGCTGGCGTTGCCCAGGCCACTGAAAAGGGCATCCTCTCTGCGGCCGAACGCAAGGCGCATATCCGACTGGCCTGTCAGACGACGCTGCGCGGCTCCTGCGAGGTCACGGTGCCCGATGCCTTGCTGGGGGCGACGGGTTTCACCTGCCGGGTGATCTCGAACCGTCAGCTTGCGCCCCTGATCCGGGAACTGGTGCTGGAGCTTCCGGCGGAGCAGCCCTTTGACTTTCGCGCCGGCAGCTTTCTGCAACTGACCGCCCCGCCCTATGAACTGGATTTCAGCCATATCCGCGTCGAGGACCGTTTTCGCGACATCTGGGAACTGGCCGACTGGCCGCAGATGCGTTCGGTCTCGGCCGAGCCGGTCACCCGCGCCTATTCCATTGCCAACCGGCCCGAGGATGTCGGTCGCGTGGTCTTCAACATCCGCCTTGCCGTGCCCCCCGCCGGACAGGAGCATGACCTGCCGCCCGGGGTGGTGTCCTCATGGCTGTTTTCGCGTCAGCCCGGCGACAGGATCGAGGCCTCGGGGCCATTCGGGGATTTTCACGTCCAATCCACCGAGCGCGAGATGATCTTTATCGGCGGTGGTGTCGGCATGGCCCCGCTGCGGGCGATGATCCACGAACAGATCGGGGCGGGAACCAACCGCAGGATGCGCTTCTTTTACGGGGCCCGCGCGGCGGCTGATCTGTTCTATGTCGATGAATTCGACGCCATCATGAAGGCCCATCCCAATTTCACCTGGACGCCCGCCCTTTCTGATCCCGCGCCCGGGGATCGCTGGAAGGGGGCGACGGGCTTCATCCATGATACCGTCCGCGCGGCGCTGTCTTCGCATCCCGCGCCCGAGGATTGCGAATATTATCTGTGCGGGCCGCCGGTGATGATCTCCGCCGTGCTGCACACATTGGCGCAATTGGGCGTCGAGCCGCATTCCATCTATAATGACGATTTCGGAGGTTGAGCGATGCCGATCCACCCCACCCGCCGTCAGATGATCGCCCTGGGCTGTGCCACGCTGGGGGTTCACACCGTGCAGGCCGCCCCCGCCATCATCGTGCCTGACCGTGCCGCCACCCACAGCATCGGAGGGCGCGCCTTTGCCAGCCATTGGCGCATCACCGCCCCTGTCAGCGTCGACCTGGAGGCCAGGCGCAAAGCCATCACGGCATTGCTGGACAGGATCGACCGGCAGATGTCGCCATGGCGTCGCGACAGCGATCTGACCCGTTTCAACATCGGCTCCGGTGAACGCCCGGTCGCGCCCGAGGCCGCCTTCGTGGCCCGCGCGGCGCTGGAGATGGCGCGCGACAGCAACGGTTGGTTCGATCCGACCGTCGGGCCGCTGGTGGCGCAATGGGGCTTTGGCACCATCACCGGATCACAGGCGGGCCACTGGCAGGCCCTGTCGGTTGAGGGGAACAGTCTGCGCAAGGAGTTGCCGGGCCTGACCATGGATCTTTGCGGCATCGCCAAGGGCCACGCGCTGGACCTGATGCTGGCACATCTTCGGGATGCGGGTCTGGAAGATGTGCTGGTCGATCTTGGCGGAGAGTTGAAAAGCGCCGGGCAGCATCCTTCGGGGCGTGACTGGCAGGTGGCCATCGAGGATCCGCGCCGCGAGCGTCAGGGTTTCGCGGCTGGTCTGCATCTGCCCGCTGACATGGCGGTGGCGACATCCGGGCTGCGCGCGCAGGGCTATGACCTGGGGCAGCGCCACTATGGCCATATCATCGACCCGCGTCTCGCGCGTCCTGCCCAGGGCGATCTGGCCTCGGTTTCCGTGCTTGGTTCCAAGGCCATGCAGGCTGATGGCTGGGCCACCGCGCTGTTCGCCGCAGGTGCGCAGGGGCCGGAAATCGCGCGGGACAGAGGCATTGCGGCGCTGTTCCTGTTTCGGAACGGTTCGGACCTGCGGGCCGAGAGCACCGGCGGTTTCGACCGCCATATGATATAGGGCGGGGCATGGAAATTCTGTTGGGATTTGGAATCATTCTGCTGGCAGTCCTTGGGCTTGGGTTGGGTTCGCTGCTGGGACGCGGGGCTGTCAAGGGCTCTTGCGGCGGAATGAGCTGTCTGAAGGATGTCGCATGCGAGGGCTGCCCGCATCGCCACGGGAAGGATCACCCATGAGCCAGGATGACACCCTGCAGGCACTGGTGCGCCGGGACATGCCGAGGCTGACCCCTGACATGCCGATCCGGCGTGCGGTGGCCATCCTGCTGGAACAGCGCAGCGCGGCGGCCCCGGTCGTGGATGACAGCGGGGCCCTGCGGGGCATCCTCAGCCAGAAGGATTGCTTTCGCCCCTCGCTGAATGCCAGCTATTATCAGGAATGGAAGGGCACGGTGGCGGATTTCATGAGCGCAGATGTCGCCACCCTGCCTGCCAGCCTTGACGTCATTGCCGCCGCCGAGGCCTTTCTGTCCCAGCCCTATCGCAGCTTTCCGGTATTGGACGGAGAGCAGTTGATCGGCATGGTAAGACGTTCGGACGTTCTGAAACGTCTTGTCGAACTGGGGTAGCGCCCCGACAATATCAGCACGCCACATCTGAACGTCCGGCCCAGAGCAGATGCGCCTCAATGGAGGGGCCGTCGACATGATCCGGCAGACCGGCGAGGAATGCCGTCAGGGAAGTCGTGCGCTGTCACCCTGAAGCTTCAGCTTCCAGTCTTCGATCAGCGTGCCCTTGGTTCTGAGACGGCTTGCCAGATAATACAGCCGTTGCGTCGCCGGACCCGCGGGCGCGGTTTCAAAGCGTTGCTTCAGATAGTAGGGCGGGATCGCCTGAAAGTAGAGCGTCGTCGAAACCGTGACCTCCCTGGGGTCGATGCTTTCGGGCAGGGTTATCCTGTATGTCAGTTCATCCCGGCCCGCCTTGACGCCGGCGTCAGCTGCGGCGCGGCCTTCCGGCATGGTCGCCTTCATGAAGGCTGCCGTGACCTCGGATGTGCCGAACCGTTTCTCGAATGCCTCCGTGCCCGGCTCTGCCGCGCCCCATGGCAACAGGCGGTTGTCCTTGGGATGATAGACCCGATGAACGAAACTGGTGGTGAACTGCTTCTCGGCGTTCTGGGTCAATTCCTCATAGATCTGGACCTGTGCCTGATCCTCGATCAGGTCGTGATGGGGCTGATACAGCGCCTCGGTCGCACCGGGGGGCACGACATCCAGGAATTCCGTGGCCAGCGGCGTGCCATCCGGCCCCAGGATCACACCAGCCTCATTGGTGCATCCCGAACACCAGACCGTCCGGCCACTGGCATCGGTGACGCGCAGTTCCAGAAAGGCGCGGCGGAATCCGACACCCGAAGGCAGGCGATGCCCGGTCTTGTTGTCGACACTGACGACCGCCTCGACCACATTGTCAGTCGCGCTCAGGCTCTCGATGCTGACATCTGCCGTCTCGTCACGTGCCTGCAGCGCCATTGTGTCGATCGAAAGCTGCGCGCCATTGGTGGCATAGGTCATCGGGTCCCGCGATCCCAATCCCATCTCTTCATCGAATTGCGACAGCATCTCGATCAGAAAGGCGTTCTGGCCAACGAAATTGTGTCGCTTGTAGCCATCGCGGAAGGGCACCTCGATCTCGTCATGGGGCAAGGAATTGGGCACTTCGGGCAGATTGCTGTCCTGGATCGAGGCGATCTGAGTGGTCAGGCCGTCGATGCTGATCTTGCCATCCAGAGTTTCGAAATTGTCCTTCATATGACAGTCCTGACAGGACTGCAGCGTGTCCTTGTCGGCATATTCGCTGTTCTGCCATTCAAGATATGTGGCCTGCTCGACCGAATGCTGGAAGCCGACCAGCGGCTCGCGATAGCTGGCATCATATTCGGAGCCGAGGAACGCCACCGCGTTCCGTGCCGCATCGTTCAGGATCTTCTGTTCTGCCGCCGTGAAGCCGGGCAGAGGCTTGTCCGTTGCAGCATCGACATTGGGCAGATTGATCGTGTGGCAGGCGCCGCACATCTCGCTGTCCTTGATGTATTCGTCGTGAACCGGCTTGATGCCCATGGCATTCTGCATCGGGCGTTCGCGGATATCGGCATAGGGGCCGATCAACTCATCCGCAGATGTCATGCGGAACACCCCCGTCGTCCCGTTCATCAGATAGGTGTCCAGCTTGTTGTAAGCGGGTTGGTCCCCGGCCTGTTGCGGCGGCGCAATGTGGTGGCAGACCGTGCACGAGATGCCCTCTCGCGCAAGATTGCCATATTCATGGTAAGGATAGCTGCCATCCGCGATCTGCTGTTCCAGTTGCTGCGTGGTCAGCGGAGCATGAAGCAGGGCATATTCCGGTTTGAAGACATTGGCATTCAGACCCTTGTCGGGATCGTTTTTCGCGTCGATCAACAACTGGCGTTGCCCCATCGCGCCGTGACAGGACAGGCAGGTCGTTCCAAGATTGCCCGACAGATCGCCCGCACCAGCCTGTTCCAGCAAGGCATACTCGGATTCCAGCTGCGCGTAGAAGATCGGGTCACGCCCGGCAAGCCCCATCGGCGACCAGCGCCATTCCCCGTATTCCGAGATATTGTAGCCATCGCCATAGTCGGGACCGTCCTTGACGAACATGGTCACGCCCGAGGGCGCGCCGCCCAGCCCTCCATGGCAGCCAAGGCAATTGTCCGAAGTCAGGAAATGCTGGGTGTCATCCGGGCGCGCGGGCACATGGTCCAGCCATTCGCTCGGCAAGGTCTGAAGATCGGTATGGCTGACATCGATCCCCTTTGCGGGCGGGAACATCTGGAGGAAGGCGCTGTTCACCTTGTCCGGCGAGGTCTTGACCGCTGCAAGATGGGCGGCGCGCATGGCCGCCGGATCATGGGCATCGCTGAAGTAGAGGTCGATGAATTCGGTCAGATCGGCGCCAAAGCCCGGTTTCTGCGGCTTGGGCAGATCACGCCAGCTTTCGTCGACGCGGAAGATCACCGGCTCACCCGGATATCCTTCGATGTTTTCAAGGGCCGAGAAAATCAGCTCTTCGGCGGCCGAGGCATGACAACGCATGCACATCCCGTCCCCGCTGGCTGCCAGAGGCGGACTGAAGGGCGGCGCAAAAGCATCAATGACCGGCTTGCGCGCGGCCATGTCGTCTGGATTGGCAAAATAGACCGAGGCAAAGAACCAGCCACCATGGGACAGCTTGCTGTCCTTGACCATCACGGTCCAGTTCAGGCCACCCGTCTCATAGGCATAATCGGCCATCTCATCGACGACCTTTTCAGGATCATCCGGGTATTGCTGCTGCAACTGTGCA is part of the Paracoccus seriniphilus genome and harbors:
- a CDS encoding RnfABCDGE type electron transport complex subunit D; amino-acid sequence: MRRGLWDREMVALLLLLAIMPMVLAWLAFGGLDALWRLVFALVVSGIWHLVFMLARAQPPSFAGALSSVAIAMLAPQDLGVGQMVMGISFGTVMAELVFGGWGRNVLHPATVTLAFLGFGFPAAPWHDFAAPVSWAAIAALLMGTLFGVMSLRMILGALAVAGAGLAAGFPVTEVLPLAGIVFALLVTDPVASASTRLGGWLNGALYAALCLLFASGWQGAAPAQIAISAALLTSLSAPLLDEIAIALWLARRRRRHG
- a CDS encoding Na+-translocating NADH-quinone reductase subunit C, which produces MAEMNPITAWRRLLALPNESRTKTLVIAFLVSAVCALFVSGATVILRPIQTANRAAEQQARLETLIAGIPGMSDLLAQQGGQLSTVVIDLDSGTVAGDVTPATLSAALQDSSNWTGLAAAQDLAGLGQRPDYAQVYFLRDSDGALSLALLPISGSGYNGPIDAILALRADMNTIAGLAITGQSETPGLGGRIEEPAWLGQFRGKSIADASGEVRFAVAKGVAGSEFEVDGITGATRTSNAMTRIIRFWLGPDGYGPLLDAIKRGEF
- a CDS encoding NADH:ubiquinone reductase (Na(+)-transporting) subunit D → MSARPELWQILTQPLVRQNPVTLQILGICSALAVTTSVATALTMSAALTVVLVISAGVISLIRRHIPDSIRLIVQIVIVASLVIVIDQLLQAYLFEISQSLSVFVSLITTNCLVMGRTESFSRHNPPLRAMVDALGNGLGYSLVLTVIGSLRELFGAGSLLGWQVLPTVDQGGWYTPLNLMLLAPSAFFLLGGLVWAIRSILPEQAETPEFQPPDDPEEAA
- the nqrE gene encoding NADH:ubiquinone reductase (Na(+)-transporting) subunit E — its product is MTDLFSLFLRAAFVENMPLTFFLGLCTFIALSRKTGSALGLGIAMIGVMGVTVPLNHLIYNSLLAPGAWAWAGLPETDLSYLKLIAFIGVIAATVQLLEMVLDRFFPAIHASFGVFLPLLTVQCAILGGSLFMVERSYDLAQSAVFGLGAGFGFAVAVVMLGAIRARLAYADLPRGLSGLGITFILAGMMSLGFSAFAQMVAP
- the nqrF gene encoding NADH:ubiquinone reductase (Na(+)-transporting) subunit F — its product is MTEIVLGAGIVILLIVLLTLALLATRQRLIPPEAVRVTVNGRQQIAASRGDRLLGVLHGADIGIPAACGGSGTCGLCRVEVRGEGAGVAQATEKGILSAAERKAHIRLACQTTLRGSCEVTVPDALLGATGFTCRVISNRQLAPLIRELVLELPAEQPFDFRAGSFLQLTAPPYELDFSHIRVEDRFRDIWELADWPQMRSVSAEPVTRAYSIANRPEDVGRVVFNIRLAVPPAGQEHDLPPGVVSSWLFSRQPGDRIEASGPFGDFHVQSTEREMIFIGGGVGMAPLRAMIHEQIGAGTNRRMRFFYGARAAADLFYVDEFDAIMKAHPNFTWTPALSDPAPGDRWKGATGFIHDTVRAALSSHPAPEDCEYYLCGPPVMISAVLHTLAQLGVEPHSIYNDDFGG
- a CDS encoding FAD:protein FMN transferase, with product MPIHPTRRQMIALGCATLGVHTVQAAPAIIVPDRAATHSIGGRAFASHWRITAPVSVDLEARRKAITALLDRIDRQMSPWRRDSDLTRFNIGSGERPVAPEAAFVARAALEMARDSNGWFDPTVGPLVAQWGFGTITGSQAGHWQALSVEGNSLRKELPGLTMDLCGIAKGHALDLMLAHLRDAGLEDVLVDLGGELKSAGQHPSGRDWQVAIEDPRRERQGFAAGLHLPADMAVATSGLRAQGYDLGQRHYGHIIDPRLARPAQGDLASVSVLGSKAMQADGWATALFAAGAQGPEIARDRGIAALFLFRNGSDLRAESTGGFDRHMI
- a CDS encoding CBS domain-containing protein, coding for MSQDDTLQALVRRDMPRLTPDMPIRRAVAILLEQRSAAAPVVDDSGALRGILSQKDCFRPSLNASYYQEWKGTVADFMSADVATLPASLDVIAAAEAFLSQPYRSFPVLDGEQLIGMVRRSDVLKRLVELG